From Phycodurus eques isolate BA_2022a chromosome 1, UOR_Pequ_1.1, whole genome shotgun sequence, one genomic window encodes:
- the LOC133401273 gene encoding glucose-induced degradation protein 8-B homolog: protein MMSYAEKPEDITKDEWMDKLNNVNIQRADMNRLIMNYLVTEGFKEAAEKFRMESGIEPSVDLDSLDERIKIREMILKGQIQEAIALINSLHPELLDTNRYLYFHLQQQHLIELIRLRETESALEFAQTQLAEQGEESRECLTEMERTLALLAFDNPEESPFGDLLNMMQRQKVWSEVNQAVLDHENRESTPKLAKLLKLLLWAQNELDQKKVKYPKMTDLSTGTIEDPK, encoded by the exons ATGATGAGTTATGCTGAAAAACCTGAAGACATCACAAAAGACGAGTGGATGGACAAATTGAACAACGTGAACATTCAGAGAGCGGACATGAACCGGCTCATTATGAACTACCTGGTGACCG AGGGATTCAAAGAGGCGGCAGAGAAGTTCCGCATGGAGTCTGGCATCGAGCCCAGTGTGGATTTGGACTCTCTAGATGAAAGGATAAAGATCCGAGAGATGATCCTGAAGGGACAAATCCAGGAAGCCATTGCACTCATCAACAGCCTGCACCCGGAGCTGCTGGACACCAACCGATACTTATACTTTCATCTCCAG CAGCAACATTTGATCGAGCTCATCCGGCTAAGGGAGACCGAGTCAGCGCTGGAGTTTGCCCAGACACAGCTGGCCGAGCAGGGGGAGGAAAGCCGCGAGTGCCTCACAGAGATGGAAAGAACGCTCGCCCTCTTAGCCTTTGACAACCCCGAAGAGTCGCCCTTTGGAGACCTGCTCAACATGATGCAGCGGCAAAAG GTGTGGAGCGAGGTGAATCAAGCGGTGCTGGACCACGAAAACAGGGAGTCCACTCCCAAATTGGCCAAACTCCTCAAGTTACTGCTGTGGGCACAGAACGAGCTGGACCAGAAGAAAGTGAAATACCCGAAAATGACTGACCTGAGTACGGGAACCATCGAGGACCCCAAGTGA